A window from Onychostoma macrolepis isolate SWU-2019 chromosome 07, ASM1243209v1, whole genome shotgun sequence encodes these proteins:
- the LOC131544445 gene encoding phospholipid scramblase 1-like, whose amino-acid sequence MSEPGCPAQNDLPNPMPQSEDPAPATPAPGLQTDDHLPPVQPPLYQSEPIYEVLEDHEEHTYMCPDPTPPPAGLQPENQPTPVQPVMNLSVPINAVPYMIQPYKGYPVQSYLPNAIPQTAGPGPVPPAVGLEPQNQPLPVQTVMNPSSPSSPVPHQVQSYTVGYPVQNYPPNAIPQTAGPGPVPPNTPGLQPQNQPFPVQTVMNPSSPIQMLQPGQHISAYPVRGYGVPRQVPPATGFQPGNHPPPVQTVMNPSSPGHPVQNNLSNPMLQSEVIERHSVNQPPPVQSVLKQSDPSNTAPHQAQPYAAPAVPPAVQLFGVPPGLEYFTQIDQILIHQKIECIEILTGFETNNQYEIKNSIGQEIYHAKEESDCFIRNFFGPAHGFKMHIKNNMDQEVVQLHRPMRCFLQEIEVQAPPGVIIGYVKQEWSFLPKFSILGPNNEELLKIQGPFLPFRCCGDIDFEVKGIIGEQSVGRITKQRSGLLKKCISDASNFCIQFPLDMDVKMKAVLLGACLFIDILFFDKGGNLLLKLLKAS is encoded by the exons ATGTCAGAACCAG GTTGTCCAGCCCAAAATGACCTTCCAAATCCCATGCCTCAGTCAGAAGATCCTGCACCGGCTACTCCAGCCCCAGGTCTCCAGACAGATGATCATTTGCCTCCAGTTCAGCCACCTTTGTATCAATCTGAACCGATTTATGAAGTTCTCGAGGATCATGAAgaacacacatacatgt GTCCTGATCCGACTCCTCCACCTGCTGGGCTTCAACCAGAGAATCAACCAACTCCTGTTCAGCCCGTCATGAATCTGTCTGTTCCAATTAATGCAGTGCCTTACATGATTCAGCCGTATAAAG GCTATCCAGTCCAAAGCTACCTTCCAAATGCCATACCTCAGACAGCAGGACCTGGACCGGTTCCTCCAGCCGTGGGGCTAGAGCCACAAAATCAGCCACTTCCGGTTCAGACAGTCATGAATCCGTCAAGTCCAAGTAGTCCAGTACCTCACCAGGTTCAGTCATACACag TAGGCTACCCAGTCCAAAATTACCCTCCAAATGCCATACCTCAGACAGCAGGACCTGGACCAGTTCCTCCAAATACACCAGGGCTCCAGCCACAGAATCAACCATTTCCAGTTCAGACAGTCATGAATCCGTCAAGTCCAA TCCAAATGCTTCAGCCTGGACAGCACATATCCGCTTATCCTGTGAGAGGTTATGGAGTACCTCGGCAGGTTCCTCCAGCTACAGGGTTTCAGCCAGGCAATCATCCACCTCCAGTTCAGACAGTCATGAATCCATCTAGTCCAG GTCATCCTGTCCAAAACAACCTTTCAAATCCCATGCTTCAGTCAGAAGTCATAGAACGTCATTCAGTGAATCAACCGCCTCCAGTTCAGTCAGTTTTGAAGCAGTCTGATCCAAGCAATACAGCACCTCACCAGGCTCAGCCATATGCAG CACCTGCAGTTCCACCAGCAGTTCAACTTTTTGGAGTACCACCCGGTCTCGAGTACTTCACTCAG ATTGACCAGATACTTATTCACCAAAAAATAGAGTGTATAGAGA TATTAACTGGCTTTGAGACTAACAACCAGTATGAGATCAAGAACAGCATCGGGCAAGAGATCTACCACGCCAAAGAAGAGAGTGACTGCTTTATACGCAATTTCTTTGGTCCAGCACAcggttttaaaatgcatattaagaaCAACATGGACCAAGAGGTCGTTCAGTTGCACAGACCAATGCGCTGCTTCCTGCAAGAG ATTGAGGTACAGGCTCCCCCTGGAGTAATCATAGGCTATGTGAAACAGGAGTGGTCCTTTTTACCAAAATTCTCCATCCTGGGCCCCAATAATGAGGAACTACTGAAGATCCAGGGACCCTTCCTTCCATTCAGATGCTGTGGTGACATAGACTTTGAG GTAAAAGGCATTATTGGTGAACAGTCTGTTGGTCGAATCACAAAACAACGGAGTGGTTTATTAAAGAAATGCATCAGTGATGCCAGCAACTTTTGTATCCAGTTCCCTCTGGACATGGATGTTAAAATGAAGGCTGTACTTTTGGGTGCTTGCCTCTTTATT GACATCTTGTTCTTTGACAAAGGTGGAAATTTATTGCTAAAATTATTAAAGGCATCATGA
- the tnk1 gene encoding non-receptor tyrosine-protein kinase TNK1 isoform X2: protein MMDHDTQWLYQLLASVQLERFYIRMRDGLNVTRIEHLNYVKEADLEQIGISRPGQRRLWEAVRRYKTNMRPRSWMVKPFNGRTPEGSEQFNGVGSGQGPEPGRALPCLIQDSELIFGDRLGSGSFGVVRKAEWHTPTGRVLPVAVKTLRGGGSRYGDVVSEFLQEVSTMQSLDHPNIIHLYGAVLTHPLKMVTELAPLGSLYDTLRLRQGEYPLSRLWLFSTQIAAGMEYLESRRFIHRDLAARNVFMASRELVKIGDFGLMRGLDLDRDHYIMKAHKRIPFAWCAPESLRVGTFSHASDVWMFGVTLWEMFTYCEEPWLGLSGRQILYRVEREGERLDRPSDCPQELYSVMRKCWACGPADRPTFSQLTTMVAEAQPMEVRAVKDFTELRKLSLQANDLVTVIDHGLEMCEWKGQNQRTLSVGWFPPALAAPALTAAVPAPGPALISSPVKGSLQHTGHGNTDPARSWGNPERIDDSRRWRIPLAREKEDSNLKKMAGISRSLESVLGGSQDKGRGPGGIAAQRADPRRLVQGNLMQDPRRFSDAIVIPPARPPPPSFKCISPPNTGFKCVKPQVMIQDRRPVNPAGWAPQTHSQLQFQFQFQPQQQCLANSNLARMAHLAKSSPQLDDEREQEKERYPPQVDKEAVIAQVQEAVHGVTIEQVQKALYRNDWNPIWAEQQLKTDQLYYMTQCSREECQKILSRYSWDLQLAGRYIIRQDRDRTALDRRERV, encoded by the exons ATGATGGATCATGACACTCAGTGGCTGTACCAGCTCCTTGCTAGTGTGCAGCTGGAGAGATTCTACATAAGGATGCGAGATGGACTCAATGTGACACGTATTGAGCACCTGAACTATGTTAAAGAAGCAGATCTTGAACAGATTGGCATTAGTAGACCAG GACAGCGACGATTATGGGAAGCTGTCAGACGTTACAAAACCAACATGCGACCACGGTCGTGGATGGTTAAG CCCTTCAATGGTCGCACCCCAGAGGGAAGTGAGCAGTTTAATGGTGTTGGGTCAGGCCAGGGGCCAGAACCAGGTCGTGCACTCCCCTGTCTAATCCAGGACAGTGAACTGATCTTTGGGGACAGGCTAGGCTCAGGCTCCTTTGGGGTAGTTAGAAAAGCAGAATGGCACACACCGACTGGACGAGTG TTGCCTGTAGCAGTGAAAACCTTGAGGGGTGGCGGATCCAGATACGGAGATGTCGTGAGCGAATTTCTCCAGGAAGTTTCGACCATGCAGTCTCTGGACCACCCTAACATTATACATCTGTATGGTGCTGTCCTTACTCATCCTCTTAAAATG GTAACGGAGCTGGCTCCCCTTGGCTCTTTATATGACACTCTGCGTCTACGACAGGGAGAATATCCTCTTTCACGACTCTGGCTCTTCAGCACACAAATTGCTGCAGGTATGGAGTACCTAGAGTCCAGACGCTTCATCCACAGAGATCTCGCTGCCCGGAATGTGTTCATGGCTTCTAGAGAGCTAGTGAAGATCGGAGACTTTGGACTGATGAGAGGCTTGGATCTGGACAGGGACCACTATATCATGAAGGCACACAAACGCATCCCCTTCGCATG GTGTGCTCCTGAGAGTTTGCGTGTGGGTACTTTCTCTCATGCTTCAGATGTTTGGATGTTTGGTGTCACATTGTGGGAAATGTTCACGTACTGTGAGGAGCCCTGGTTGGGGCTGTCTGGCAGACAG ATCTTATATCGTGTCGAGCGGGAAGGTGAGCGGTTGGATAGGCCTTCAGACTGTCCACAGGAGTTATATTCTGTGATGCGTAAATGTTGGGCCTGCGGTCCTGCTGACCGACCGACCTTCTCTCAGCTCACCACCATGGTAGCAGAG GCTCAGCCTATGGAGGTTCGAGCAGTGAAAGACTTCACAGAGCTCAGAAAACTCTCTCTACAGGCGAATGATCTAGTGACTGTAATAGATCATGG GCTGGAAATGTGTGAGTGGAAGGGCCAAAACCAGAGAACTCTAAGTGTTGGCTGGTTTCCCCCTGCACTGGCTGCCCCGGCTCTCACAGCAGCAGTTCCTGCGCCTGGTCCGGCTCTGATCTCTTCCCCTGTTAAAGGCAGTCTACAGCACACTGGCCATGGAAACACGGACCCAGCACGCAGCTGGGGCAACCCAGAACGAATAGATGA CTCCAGACGTTGGAGGATTCCATTAGCAAGAGAGAAGGAAGACTCCAATCTCAAAAAAATGGCAG GCATCTCAAGGAGTCTGGAATCTGTCCTTGGTGGTTCACAGGACAAAGGTCGAGGTCCTGGTGGGATTGCAGCTCAGAGAGCCGACCCACGCAGACTCGTGCAGGGCAATTTAATGCAAGATCCACGCAGGTTTAGTGATGCTATTGTCATCCCACCTGCACGGCCTCCACCCCCCAGCTTCAAATGCATCAGCCCACCAAACACTGGCTTCAAATGCGTGAAACCCCAGGTGATGATCCAGGATCGGAGACCAGTAAACCCAGCGGGCTGGGCCCCTCAAACTCATTCACAGCTACAGTTCCAGTTCCAGTTTCAACCACAGCAGCAGTGTTTAGCGAATAGCAACCTTGCCAGGATGGCACATCTGGCCAAGTCAAGCCCTCAGTTAGATGATGAAAGAGAACAGGAGAAGGAGAGGTATCCGCCACAAGTTGACAAGGAAGCAGTCATAGCGCAA GTTCAGGAGGCGGTACATGGAGTGACCATTGAGCAGGTTCAGAAAGCTCTGTATCGCAATGACTGGAATCCTATATGGGCGGAGCAGCAGCTTAAG ACAGACCAGCTGTATTACATGACTCAGTGCTCTCGTGAGGAATGTCAAAAAATCCTTTCTCGCTACAGCTGGGACCTGCAGCTGGCAGGACGTTACATCATCCGACAAGACAGAGACAGAACTGCACTGGATAGAAGAGAAAGAGTTTAA
- the tnk1 gene encoding non-receptor tyrosine-protein kinase TNK1 isoform X1, whose protein sequence is MPPTLLASWLTVKDSSPCQRFWARLPPLSLIVHWQPATCASSPPARVRIRSGCDRVIMMDHDTQWLYQLLASVQLERFYIRMRDGLNVTRIEHLNYVKEADLEQIGISRPGQRRLWEAVRRYKTNMRPRSWMVKPFNGRTPEGSEQFNGVGSGQGPEPGRALPCLIQDSELIFGDRLGSGSFGVVRKAEWHTPTGRVLPVAVKTLRGGGSRYGDVVSEFLQEVSTMQSLDHPNIIHLYGAVLTHPLKMVTELAPLGSLYDTLRLRQGEYPLSRLWLFSTQIAAGMEYLESRRFIHRDLAARNVFMASRELVKIGDFGLMRGLDLDRDHYIMKAHKRIPFAWCAPESLRVGTFSHASDVWMFGVTLWEMFTYCEEPWLGLSGRQILYRVEREGERLDRPSDCPQELYSVMRKCWACGPADRPTFSQLTTMVAEAQPMEVRAVKDFTELRKLSLQANDLVTVIDHGLEMCEWKGQNQRTLSVGWFPPALAAPALTAAVPAPGPALISSPVKGSLQHTGHGNTDPARSWGNPERIDDSRRWRIPLAREKEDSNLKKMAGISRSLESVLGGSQDKGRGPGGIAAQRADPRRLVQGNLMQDPRRFSDAIVIPPARPPPPSFKCISPPNTGFKCVKPQVMIQDRRPVNPAGWAPQTHSQLQFQFQFQPQQQCLANSNLARMAHLAKSSPQLDDEREQEKERYPPQVDKEAVIAQVQEAVHGVTIEQVQKALYRNDWNPIWAEQQLKTDQLYYMTQCSREECQKILSRYSWDLQLAGRYIIRQDRDRTALDRRERV, encoded by the exons ATGCCTCCAACACTGCTGGCTTCCTGGCTCACAGTCAAGGACAGTTCCCCTTGCCAGCGGTTCTGGGCCAGGCTTCCACCGCTGTCCCTCATAGTCCACTGGCAACCTGCTACCTGCGCCAGCTCGCCGCCTGCAAGAGTGAGAATTAGG AGTGGCTGTGACAGAGTAATAATGATGGATCATGACACTCAGTGGCTGTACCAGCTCCTTGCTAGTGTGCAGCTGGAGAGATTCTACATAAGGATGCGAGATGGACTCAATGTGACACGTATTGAGCACCTGAACTATGTTAAAGAAGCAGATCTTGAACAGATTGGCATTAGTAGACCAG GACAGCGACGATTATGGGAAGCTGTCAGACGTTACAAAACCAACATGCGACCACGGTCGTGGATGGTTAAG CCCTTCAATGGTCGCACCCCAGAGGGAAGTGAGCAGTTTAATGGTGTTGGGTCAGGCCAGGGGCCAGAACCAGGTCGTGCACTCCCCTGTCTAATCCAGGACAGTGAACTGATCTTTGGGGACAGGCTAGGCTCAGGCTCCTTTGGGGTAGTTAGAAAAGCAGAATGGCACACACCGACTGGACGAGTG TTGCCTGTAGCAGTGAAAACCTTGAGGGGTGGCGGATCCAGATACGGAGATGTCGTGAGCGAATTTCTCCAGGAAGTTTCGACCATGCAGTCTCTGGACCACCCTAACATTATACATCTGTATGGTGCTGTCCTTACTCATCCTCTTAAAATG GTAACGGAGCTGGCTCCCCTTGGCTCTTTATATGACACTCTGCGTCTACGACAGGGAGAATATCCTCTTTCACGACTCTGGCTCTTCAGCACACAAATTGCTGCAGGTATGGAGTACCTAGAGTCCAGACGCTTCATCCACAGAGATCTCGCTGCCCGGAATGTGTTCATGGCTTCTAGAGAGCTAGTGAAGATCGGAGACTTTGGACTGATGAGAGGCTTGGATCTGGACAGGGACCACTATATCATGAAGGCACACAAACGCATCCCCTTCGCATG GTGTGCTCCTGAGAGTTTGCGTGTGGGTACTTTCTCTCATGCTTCAGATGTTTGGATGTTTGGTGTCACATTGTGGGAAATGTTCACGTACTGTGAGGAGCCCTGGTTGGGGCTGTCTGGCAGACAG ATCTTATATCGTGTCGAGCGGGAAGGTGAGCGGTTGGATAGGCCTTCAGACTGTCCACAGGAGTTATATTCTGTGATGCGTAAATGTTGGGCCTGCGGTCCTGCTGACCGACCGACCTTCTCTCAGCTCACCACCATGGTAGCAGAG GCTCAGCCTATGGAGGTTCGAGCAGTGAAAGACTTCACAGAGCTCAGAAAACTCTCTCTACAGGCGAATGATCTAGTGACTGTAATAGATCATGG GCTGGAAATGTGTGAGTGGAAGGGCCAAAACCAGAGAACTCTAAGTGTTGGCTGGTTTCCCCCTGCACTGGCTGCCCCGGCTCTCACAGCAGCAGTTCCTGCGCCTGGTCCGGCTCTGATCTCTTCCCCTGTTAAAGGCAGTCTACAGCACACTGGCCATGGAAACACGGACCCAGCACGCAGCTGGGGCAACCCAGAACGAATAGATGA CTCCAGACGTTGGAGGATTCCATTAGCAAGAGAGAAGGAAGACTCCAATCTCAAAAAAATGGCAG GCATCTCAAGGAGTCTGGAATCTGTCCTTGGTGGTTCACAGGACAAAGGTCGAGGTCCTGGTGGGATTGCAGCTCAGAGAGCCGACCCACGCAGACTCGTGCAGGGCAATTTAATGCAAGATCCACGCAGGTTTAGTGATGCTATTGTCATCCCACCTGCACGGCCTCCACCCCCCAGCTTCAAATGCATCAGCCCACCAAACACTGGCTTCAAATGCGTGAAACCCCAGGTGATGATCCAGGATCGGAGACCAGTAAACCCAGCGGGCTGGGCCCCTCAAACTCATTCACAGCTACAGTTCCAGTTCCAGTTTCAACCACAGCAGCAGTGTTTAGCGAATAGCAACCTTGCCAGGATGGCACATCTGGCCAAGTCAAGCCCTCAGTTAGATGATGAAAGAGAACAGGAGAAGGAGAGGTATCCGCCACAAGTTGACAAGGAAGCAGTCATAGCGCAA GTTCAGGAGGCGGTACATGGAGTGACCATTGAGCAGGTTCAGAAAGCTCTGTATCGCAATGACTGGAATCCTATATGGGCGGAGCAGCAGCTTAAG ACAGACCAGCTGTATTACATGACTCAGTGCTCTCGTGAGGAATGTCAAAAAATCCTTTCTCGCTACAGCTGGGACCTGCAGCTGGCAGGACGTTACATCATCCGACAAGACAGAGACAGAACTGCACTGGATAGAAGAGAAAGAGTTTAA